Proteins encoded together in one Luteimonas fraxinea window:
- the miaB gene encoding tRNA (N6-isopentenyl adenosine(37)-C2)-methylthiotransferase MiaB, with translation MTQTASAAPNAPVSDLSAVTASSAAAPRGKLYIQTHGCQMNEYDSAKMADVLAASDGLELTNNVEEADVVLVNTCSIREKAQEKVFSQLGRWKALKKDGKPVLIGVGGCVASQEGEAIVKRAPYVDLVFGPQTLHRLPELIRAKRETGLPQVDISFPEIEKFDRLPEPRADGPSAFVSIMEGCSKYCSFCVVPYTRGEEVSRPFEDVLVEVVQLAGQGVREINLLGQNVNAYRGPMGDGADASLGSREQPVADLGLLIRTIAEIDGVDRIRFTTSHPLEFSDSLVEAYRDVPQLANYLHLPVQAGSDRILSAMKRGYTALEFKQKIRKLRAVRPDISISSDFIVGFPGETEADFEKTMKLIEDVGFDQSFSFIYSRRPGTPASDLEDSVTQEEKHARLSRLQAHINAYAAGISERMVGSVQTVLVEGPSRKDPAELTGKTENMRSVNFAAPARLIGQFVDVEITAALSNSLRGRLVLRDTD, from the coding sequence CGCGCCTGTTTCCGACCTCTCCGCCGTCACTGCGTCCAGCGCTGCGGCACCGCGCGGCAAGCTCTACATCCAGACCCACGGGTGCCAGATGAACGAGTACGACTCGGCCAAGATGGCCGACGTGCTCGCCGCCAGCGACGGTCTGGAGCTGACAAACAACGTTGAGGAAGCGGACGTCGTGCTGGTCAACACCTGCTCGATCCGCGAGAAGGCGCAGGAGAAGGTCTTCAGCCAGCTCGGCCGCTGGAAGGCGCTCAAGAAGGACGGCAAGCCGGTGCTGATCGGCGTCGGCGGCTGCGTGGCGTCGCAGGAAGGCGAGGCGATCGTCAAGCGCGCGCCCTATGTGGATCTGGTGTTCGGCCCGCAGACCCTGCATCGCCTGCCCGAGCTGATCCGCGCCAAGCGCGAGACCGGCCTGCCGCAGGTCGACATCAGCTTTCCCGAGATCGAAAAGTTCGACCGCCTGCCCGAGCCGCGCGCCGACGGGCCGAGCGCGTTCGTGTCGATCATGGAAGGCTGCTCGAAGTACTGCTCGTTCTGCGTAGTGCCCTACACGCGCGGTGAAGAAGTCAGCCGTCCGTTCGAGGACGTGCTGGTCGAAGTCGTGCAACTCGCCGGCCAGGGCGTGCGCGAAATCAATCTGCTGGGCCAGAACGTCAATGCGTACCGCGGCCCGATGGGTGACGGTGCCGACGCGAGCCTTGGCTCGCGGGAGCAGCCTGTCGCCGACCTCGGCCTGTTGATCCGCACCATCGCCGAGATCGACGGCGTCGACCGCATCCGCTTCACCACCTCGCATCCGCTGGAGTTCTCCGACTCGCTGGTCGAGGCCTATCGCGACGTGCCGCAGCTGGCGAACTATCTGCATTTGCCGGTGCAGGCCGGCAGCGACCGCATCCTGTCGGCGATGAAGCGCGGCTACACGGCGCTGGAATTCAAGCAGAAGATCCGCAAGCTCCGCGCGGTGCGGCCGGACATCTCGATCAGCTCGGATTTCATCGTCGGTTTCCCCGGCGAGACCGAGGCCGATTTCGAGAAGACGATGAAGCTGATCGAGGATGTCGGCTTCGACCAGTCGTTCTCCTTCATCTATTCGCGCCGTCCTGGCACGCCGGCCTCGGATCTCGAGGATTCGGTGACGCAGGAAGAGAAGCACGCGCGCCTGTCTCGCCTGCAGGCACACATCAATGCATACGCGGCCGGCATCTCCGAACGCATGGTCGGCAGTGTGCAGACCGTGCTGGTCGAAGGCCCGTCGCGCAAGGATCCGGCCGAGCTCACCGGCAAGACCGAGAACATGCGTTCGGTGAACTTCGCCGCGCCGGCGCGGCTGATCGGCCAGTTCGTCGATGTCGAGATCACCGCGGCGCTGAGCAATTCGCTGCGTGGCCGCCTCGTGCTCCGCGACACAGACTGA